Genomic segment of Anaeromusa acidaminophila DSM 3853:
GCGGCGGGTGTCTGAAGTGCCTGTTATTTTGCTGACCGCTAAAGGAGAGGATGAAGATCGCATTAATGGCCTGGACTTAGGAGCGGATGATTATATAACAAAACCTTTTAATCCTAGGGAGGTCGTAGCTCGAGTTAAAGCCGTTCTGCGGCGCTCTCAGCATAACTGGCGCGAAGAAGAGTCACTACAATATGATGAGCTGGATGTCAACTTGGCGGAGCGCAGCGTACGTGTGGCGGGCGTAGAGGTGGAATTGACCGCTAAAGAGATGGAATTATTGTGGTACTTGGCGAAACATCCTGGACGGGTTTTTTCCAGGGAGCAATTGCTGGAAGCTATTTGGGGATATGAGTATTTCGGAGATACCCGTACGGTTGATACGCACATTAAGCGTCTGCGCCAAAAAATAGCTGCAGGCCAAACCGGAGCCTGGGATATTCGTACGGTTTGGGGCGTAGGTTATAAGTTTGAAGTAGGGGTGTAATTGTGGCCAGACCATTGCGTTATCAAATTTGGTCCCGTCATATCGGTATTATTATTTTGGCCTTGCTTTTGGCCTTTGTCGGTTCATTCATGCTGATCCGTCAGTATGTATTAGAGCAGCGTACGGCGGATTTAGTGCGGAAGGGGACGGAACTGAGTCTTTTAGTGGCGGCTTCGCGGCAGCAAGAAGACGGTTATCGGGAACTGCGGCAGTTGGTAGAGGTAGTGGATCCGTTTTTGGATGCCCGTATTTGGGTAGTGGATCGTCAGGGCGGAATTTTGGCTTTGTCTGGCGACATGATGCCTCCGGCTGCAGGAGGGGGCATGCATTTGAATCATAGCGACGCTATGCCTCATGGTCGAGGTATGATGCAGGGCGGCCAGGGACCAGGACAGGGACCAGGTCAGGGATTAGGGCGCGGTCTGATGAGGCAAGGCGGCGCGCGGTTGGCTGGGCCGTTGCAGGAGGTGTTGCAGGGGAAAATTGTCCAGCGCACTTTTTTTCATGACTTCTATCAAGAACAAATGCTGGTGGTTGCGGTGCCGGTGCCTGGAGCGGAAGCTGGAAGTACAGACGGCGCTGTTATTTTGCATGTACCCTTGCAGGGCGTAGAGGAGTGGCTGCAGCGGGTGCGGTGGCATTTGGGGGTTGTAGCGGTTATCTGCTTGCTGGCGTCGTTGCTGGTTGGACAGCGCTTAAGCCGGCAGATTGCGCGTCCTTTGGAAAGCTTGCGCCAAGCGACGCAACATATTGCTGGCGGCGAGTACCATCGCCGAGTTCCGGTAGAAGGCCCGGCGGAGTTGGCGGATGTGGCGCAAAGCTTCAACGCCATGGCGGCCAGCCTAGAGCAATCCGCCTTGGAAATGGAAAAGCAGGAAGGGCTGAGAAGGGATTTTGTGGCGAATGTGTCCCATGAACTGCGTACGCCGTTGACTATTATCCGAGGCTACAATGAGGCGCTGGCGGATGGTACGGCGGCAGAGCAGCAGCGCCAGCAATACCATGCCTTGATTCGTGACGAGGCGTTGCGCCTAGAGCGTTTGATTGCCGACTTGCTTGATATAAGCCGCTTGCGAGCCGGTGTGGTGGAAATGGAAAAGGAACGTATTTTATTGGAAAATTTGGTAGATGGCGTGGTGCAGTTAGTGCAGAAATTGGCGCAAGAAAAAGGCTTGCTGTTGGAGACCAAACTTTCCGAGGGACTCTTTGTGTATGGCGATGGAGATCGGCTGACGCAGCTGTTGTTGATTCTTCTGGATAATGCTTTGCGTCATACAGAACAAGGGGCCGTTCGTATTGAATCTGGCTATGGCGCAGATGGACGTGCTTTTTTGCGTGTCAGCGATACTGGTCATGGCATTCCGGCAGAAGCGCTGCCTTATATTTGGGAACGCTTTTATAAGGTGGACAAGGCGCACAGCCGCGACGGCGGCGGCACGGGCCTAGGATTGGCAGTAGCCAAAGAAATTATGAATTTGCACGGCATTGATGTGGAAGCGGCCAGTACTGTGGGGGAGGGAACCTCTTTTACTCTGCGGTTTCCTTCGTTGCAGGATTGAATGTTGTATACTCAACGAAAAAATTTGTTGTTTCTATACAGCGAATTTGCGATAATAGAAGCTGGAAGGGGAGGTATGGCTAATGTTTAACATAGGGCTACCGGAGCTTTTCGTCGTGCTGGTAATCGTACTGATTACTTTTGGACCCGCCAAGCTGCCGGAAATTTCCCGGGCTTTGGGGAAAAGTGTTCGGGATTTTAAAGCCGCCTCGGATCAGGTGAAAGAGGAAGTGCGTCACACTGCTTCCCTGACAACGCCAACAGAAAAAGAAAAACTGTAAAATGGCAGGTAGAGGCCTACTCTCCAAAGATTCTTTGAGAGTTGGCCTTTTTTGCGTATAGCAGTTCAAGGAGGTTTCATTTTAGAATGATTGGATGTACAAAATTATTATGTGGTACGGCAACGGTGTCGGATATTGTTAAATACGGTCGCAAGACAGAGCAGTTGCCGCCGCAGATGCTGCAGTTTTCTTCGGATGCTACGCCGATAGTTGTCTGGAACAGCACAAACCGTTGTAATTTATCTTGCCAGCATTGCTATATCAATGCAGAAGACAAGGAATACGCCGGTGAATTTTCAACCGAGGAGGCCAAAGCCTTTATTGATGACTTGGCTTCCATGAAAGTGCCTGTGCTGCTTTTCTCCGGCGGCGAACCGCTGGTGCGTCACGATCTGTTTGAATTGGGACCCTATGCCGCTTCGAAAGGCATTCGTCCCGTTATTTCGACCAATGGTACGCTAATTACGCCGGATATGGCCCGGCGTATTCATGAGGCTGGTTTTCAATATGTCGGCATTAGCGTAGACGGCAATGAAGAAGTTCACGATAATTTCCGAGGCAAAAAAGGCGCTTTTCAGGAAACGCTTCAGGGCATTCGCAATTCACTGGCCGCAGGAAATAAGACAGGTATCCGCTTTACTGTAAATCGCTTAAATTTCCATACTCTTCCAGATGTACTGGATATTGTGGAACGCGAAGGCGTGCCGCGCTTTTGCATGTATCATTTAGTGTATGCAGGTCGGGGCAAGGAAATGGCGGAACTCGATACTACGCCCGAACAAAAACGGCAGACGATTGAGCTTTTGATGGAACGGACGATGGATTTCCATAAGCGCGGTATAGAAGTGGAAATTTTAACGACCGATAACCATGCCGACGGCATTTATTTACTGCAGTACTTAGAAAAGCACCAGCCAGAGCGGGTGGAAGAAGTTTTGCAACTGCTTGAGATGCATGGCGGCTGTTCAGCCGGGCAGAAAACTTCTAATGTAGACCCTCAGGGGAATGTGCATGCTTGCCAATTCTGGGGGCATAAGTCGCTGGGCAATGTGAGGGAAAAGAAATTCAGC
This window contains:
- a CDS encoding response regulator transcription factor — its product is MEKTKILIADDDKQIRQLLALYFEKEGFAVVEAADGTEALRFYEEQKPQLLLLDVMMPGQDGLEVCRRVRRVSEVPVILLTAKGEDEDRINGLDLGADDYITKPFNPREVVARVKAVLRRSQHNWREEESLQYDELDVNLAERSVRVAGVEVELTAKEMELLWYLAKHPGRVFSREQLLEAIWGYEYFGDTRTVDTHIKRLRQKIAAGQTGAWDIRTVWGVGYKFEVGV
- a CDS encoding sensor histidine kinase; amino-acid sequence: MARPLRYQIWSRHIGIIILALLLAFVGSFMLIRQYVLEQRTADLVRKGTELSLLVAASRQQEDGYRELRQLVEVVDPFLDARIWVVDRQGGILALSGDMMPPAAGGGMHLNHSDAMPHGRGMMQGGQGPGQGPGQGLGRGLMRQGGARLAGPLQEVLQGKIVQRTFFHDFYQEQMLVVAVPVPGAEAGSTDGAVILHVPLQGVEEWLQRVRWHLGVVAVICLLASLLVGQRLSRQIARPLESLRQATQHIAGGEYHRRVPVEGPAELADVAQSFNAMAASLEQSALEMEKQEGLRRDFVANVSHELRTPLTIIRGYNEALADGTAAEQQRQQYHALIRDEALRLERLIADLLDISRLRAGVVEMEKERILLENLVDGVVQLVQKLAQEKGLLLETKLSEGLFVYGDGDRLTQLLLILLDNALRHTEQGAVRIESGYGADGRAFLRVSDTGHGIPAEALPYIWERFYKVDKAHSRDGGGTGLGLAVAKEIMNLHGIDVEAASTVGEGTSFTLRFPSLQD
- a CDS encoding twin-arginine translocase TatA/TatE family subunit; amino-acid sequence: MFNIGLPELFVVLVIVLITFGPAKLPEISRALGKSVRDFKAASDQVKEEVRHTASLTTPTEKEKL
- a CDS encoding radical SAM/SPASM domain-containing protein; protein product: MIGCTKLLCGTATVSDIVKYGRKTEQLPPQMLQFSSDATPIVVWNSTNRCNLSCQHCYINAEDKEYAGEFSTEEAKAFIDDLASMKVPVLLFSGGEPLVRHDLFELGPYAASKGIRPVISTNGTLITPDMARRIHEAGFQYVGISVDGNEEVHDNFRGKKGAFQETLQGIRNSLAAGNKTGIRFTVNRLNFHTLPDVLDIVEREGVPRFCMYHLVYAGRGKEMAELDTTPEQKRQTIELLMERTMDFHKRGIEVEILTTDNHADGIYLLQYLEKHQPERVEEVLQLLEMHGGCSAGQKTSNVDPQGNVHACQFWGHKSLGNVREKKFSEIWRDSQDKFLCSMREKHLHLEGRCGECRYKMFCGGCRIRAEAVTGGNIWAEDPACYLTDWKE